The following proteins are co-located in the Xiphophorus hellerii strain 12219 chromosome 2, Xiphophorus_hellerii-4.1, whole genome shotgun sequence genome:
- the ctcf gene encoding transcriptional repressor CTCF isoform X1 encodes MLLLDMDGSSAEAVGEVDAPPKDFPSIQAVHSQEALVVDLLQQAAEAGGVVQGPAAVILEQGHVEGMVAAAQSQQALLEAGVGVSVQRGEVEMMVMDSLDPTLMQMKTEVIDAAVGGSSATVGMVAGAAHQAAVATVDQTQIITLQVVNMEEQAALGLGELQLVQVPVSAAAVDALQQGTFVDTTAMPKSGDPVICHTLPLPEGFQVVKVGANGEVETVEQEEGVEAHSEEDEDDAEVGQQLLEEGEEAAQPPNHHQNWAKDPDYQPPSGGIKKAKKGKKSRLRYAEGDKDMDVSVYDFEEEQQEGLLSEVNAEKVVGNMKPPKPTKIKKKGVKKTFQCELCSYTCPRRSNLDRHMKSHTDERPHKCHLCGRAFRTVTLLRNHLNTHTGTRPHKCTDCDMAFVTSGELVRHRRYKHTHEKPFKCSMCDYASVEVSKLKRHIRSHTGERPFQCSLCSYASRDTYKLKRHMRTHSGEKPYECYICHARFTQSGTMKMHILQKHTENVAKFHCPHCDTVIARKSDLGVHLRKQHSFIETGKKCRYCDAVFHERYALIQHQKSHKNEKRFKCDLCDYCCRQERHMVMHRRTHTGEKPFACSQCEKTFRQKQLLDMHFKRYHDPNFVPTAFVCPKCSKTFTRRNTMARHSENCNGEVEEFENGAATPKKGRRGRKRKMRSRRDEDDSEDDIPEQDEGEEEGEEEAALLQEEEDLEGMELDQAPAVIPVVAPDEPPVKRKRGRPPKNPKPQTPSRAGTASSVAAMIQVEDELTGAVENIIVKKEGGDAATSVKQGADLAVEGGVGGGEGVEEVELTVNQETTAATAANGDLTPEMILSMMDR; translated from the exons ATG ttGTTGCTAGACATGGATGGCAGCTCAGCAGAAGCTGTGGGGGAGGTGGACGCCCCCCCTAAAGACTTCCCATCCATCCAGGCCGTCCACAGCCAGGAGGCCCTGGTGGTGGATCTCCTCCAGCAGGCGGCGGAGGCCGGGGGCGTGGTGCAGGGACCGGCGGCTGTCATACTGGAGCAAG GTCATGTGGAAGGAATGGTAGCAGCTGCCCAATCCCAGCAGGCGCTGCTGGAAGCTGGGGTCGGGGTGAGCGTGCAACGTGGAGAAGTAGAAATGATGGTCATGGATTCCCTGGATCCCACCCTGATGCAGATGAAGACTGAG gtGATTGATGCTGCAGTGGGGGGATCATCAGCCACAGTTGGCATGGTTGCAGGAGCAGCTCATCAGGCTGCTGTGGCAACAGTGGACCAGACTCAGATCATCACTCTACAG GTGGTCAACATGGAGGAGCAGGCAGCTCTGGGTCTGGGcgagctgcagctggttcagGTGCCGGTTTCTGCCGCCGCCGTGGACGCTCTGCAGCAAGGCACATTTGTGGATACCACAGCAATGCCGAAGTCTGGAGACCCCGTCATCTGTCACACACTTCCTCTGCCTGAGGGCTttcag GTGGTCAAAGTTGGTGCTAATGGGGAGGTGGAGACTGTGGAGCAAGAAGAGGGAGTAGAGGCACATTCTGAAGAGGATGAGGACGATGCAGAGGTGggacagcagctgctggaggaaggagaggaggctGCCCAGCCTCCAAACCATCACCAAAACTGGGCTAAAGACCCAGACTATCAGCCTCCATCTGGGGGGATCAAAAAGGCCAAGAAG gGGAAGAAGAGCCGCCTGCGCTACGCTGAAGGAGACAAGGACATGGACGTCAGCGTGTACGACTttgaagaggagcagcaggagggccTTCTGTCTGAGGTCAATGCAGAGAAAGTAGTTGGCAACATGAAGCCTCCAAAGCCCACAAAGATCAAGAAGAAAG gggTGAAGAAGACTTTCCAGTGCGAGCTGTGCAGCTACACATGTCCTCGTCGCTCCAACCTTGACCGGCACATGAAGAGCCACACTGATGAGAGACCCCACAAATGTCACCTCTGTGGAAGAGCCTTCAGGACGGTGACTCTGCTGAGAAATCATCTCAACACACATACAG GGACTCGACCACACAAGTGCACAGACTGCGACATGGCCTTCGTCACCAGTGGAGAACTGGTGCGTCATCGTcgctacaaacacacacacgagAAGCCGTTCAAATGCTCCATGTGTGACTACGCCAGTGTGGAG GTGAGCAAACTGAAGCGGCACATTCGCTCCCATACTGGGGAACGTCCCTTCCAGTGCAGTTTGTGCAGCTACGCCAGCAGAGACACATACAAGCTGAAGAGACACATGAGGACACACTCAG GAGAAAAACCTTATGAGTGCTACATCTGCCACGCCCGATTCACCCAGAGCGGAACCATGAAGATGCACatcctgcagaaacacacagagaatGTGGCCAAGTTCCACTGTCCACACTGCGACACTGTCATCGCACGCAAGAGTGACCTGG GGGTTCATCTGCGGAAGCAGCACTCGTTTATTGAGACCGGGAAGAAGTGTCGCTATTGTGATGCTGTTTTCCATGAGCGCTACGCTCTAATCCAGCATCAAAAGTCCCACAAGAATGAGAAGAGGTTCAAGTGTGACCTGTGTGACTACTGCTGCCGTCAG GAGCGCCATATGGTCATGCACCGGCGGACccacacaggagagaagccGTTCGCGTGCAGCCAGTGTGAAAAGACCTTCAGgcagaagcagctgctggaCATGCACTTCAAACGCTACCACGACCCCAACTTTGTTCCCACAGCTTTTGTTTGCCCCAAGTGTAGCAAGACGTTCACCCGCAGG AATACCATGGCTCGTCATTCTGAGAACTGTAACGGGGAGGTGGAGGAGTTTGAGAACGGAGCTGCCACTCCAAAGAAAGGcaggagaggaaggaagaggaagatgaggagcAGGAGGGATGAGGATGATAGCG AAGACGACATCCCCGAACAAGACGAGGGTGAAGaggagggtgaggaagaagcagcactgctgcaggaggaggaggacctGGAGGGCATGGAGCTGGATCAGGCTCCTGCTGTTATCCCAGTTGTGGCCCCAGATGAGCCTCCAGTGAAGAGGAAACGAGGCCGACCCCCCAAGAACCCCAAACCTCAAACCCCCAGCAGAGCTGGGACTGCTTCTTCTG tggcTGCCATGATTCAGGTGGAGGACGAGCTGACGGGTGCAGTAGAGAACATCATAGTGAAGAAGGAGGGGGGCGACGCAGCAACTTCTGTGAAGCAGGGAGCGGACCTGGCAGTGGAAGGAGGGGTGGGTGGTGGTGAgggggtggaggaggtggagctgACTGTGAACCAGGAAACAACAGCAGCTACTGCTGCTAATGGAGATCTCACACCAGAGATGATCCTCAGCATGATGGACCGCTGA
- the ctcf gene encoding transcriptional repressor CTCF isoform X3 — protein MDGSSAEAVGEVDAPPKDFPSIQAVHSQEALVVDLLQQAAEAGGVVQGPAAVILEQGHVEGMVAAAQSQQALLEAGVGVSVQRGEVEMMVMDSLDPTLMQMKTEVIDAAVGGSSATVGMVAGAAHQAAVATVDQTQIITLQVVNMEEQAALGLGELQLVQVPVSAAAVDALQQGTFVDTTAMPKSGDPVICHTLPLPEGFQVVKVGANGEVETVEQEEGVEAHSEEDEDDAEVGQQLLEEGEEAAQPPNHHQNWAKDPDYQPPSGGIKKAKKGKKSRLRYAEGDKDMDVSVYDFEEEQQEGLLSEVNAEKVVGNMKPPKPTKIKKKGVKKTFQCELCSYTCPRRSNLDRHMKSHTDERPHKCHLCGRAFRTVTLLRNHLNTHTGTRPHKCTDCDMAFVTSGELVRHRRYKHTHEKPFKCSMCDYASVEVSKLKRHIRSHTGERPFQCSLCSYASRDTYKLKRHMRTHSGEKPYECYICHARFTQSGTMKMHILQKHTENVAKFHCPHCDTVIARKSDLGVHLRKQHSFIETGKKCRYCDAVFHERYALIQHQKSHKNEKRFKCDLCDYCCRQERHMVMHRRTHTGEKPFACSQCEKTFRQKQLLDMHFKRYHDPNFVPTAFVCPKCSKTFTRRNTMARHSENCNGEVEEFENGAATPKKGRRGRKRKMRSRRDEDDSEDDIPEQDEGEEEGEEEAALLQEEEDLEGMELDQAPAVIPVVAPDEPPVKRKRGRPPKNPKPQTPSRAGTASSVAAMIQVEDELTGAVENIIVKKEGGDAATSVKQGADLAVEGGVGGGEGVEEVELTVNQETTAATAANGDLTPEMILSMMDR, from the exons ATGGATGGCAGCTCAGCAGAAGCTGTGGGGGAGGTGGACGCCCCCCCTAAAGACTTCCCATCCATCCAGGCCGTCCACAGCCAGGAGGCCCTGGTGGTGGATCTCCTCCAGCAGGCGGCGGAGGCCGGGGGCGTGGTGCAGGGACCGGCGGCTGTCATACTGGAGCAAG GTCATGTGGAAGGAATGGTAGCAGCTGCCCAATCCCAGCAGGCGCTGCTGGAAGCTGGGGTCGGGGTGAGCGTGCAACGTGGAGAAGTAGAAATGATGGTCATGGATTCCCTGGATCCCACCCTGATGCAGATGAAGACTGAG gtGATTGATGCTGCAGTGGGGGGATCATCAGCCACAGTTGGCATGGTTGCAGGAGCAGCTCATCAGGCTGCTGTGGCAACAGTGGACCAGACTCAGATCATCACTCTACAG GTGGTCAACATGGAGGAGCAGGCAGCTCTGGGTCTGGGcgagctgcagctggttcagGTGCCGGTTTCTGCCGCCGCCGTGGACGCTCTGCAGCAAGGCACATTTGTGGATACCACAGCAATGCCGAAGTCTGGAGACCCCGTCATCTGTCACACACTTCCTCTGCCTGAGGGCTttcag GTGGTCAAAGTTGGTGCTAATGGGGAGGTGGAGACTGTGGAGCAAGAAGAGGGAGTAGAGGCACATTCTGAAGAGGATGAGGACGATGCAGAGGTGggacagcagctgctggaggaaggagaggaggctGCCCAGCCTCCAAACCATCACCAAAACTGGGCTAAAGACCCAGACTATCAGCCTCCATCTGGGGGGATCAAAAAGGCCAAGAAG gGGAAGAAGAGCCGCCTGCGCTACGCTGAAGGAGACAAGGACATGGACGTCAGCGTGTACGACTttgaagaggagcagcaggagggccTTCTGTCTGAGGTCAATGCAGAGAAAGTAGTTGGCAACATGAAGCCTCCAAAGCCCACAAAGATCAAGAAGAAAG gggTGAAGAAGACTTTCCAGTGCGAGCTGTGCAGCTACACATGTCCTCGTCGCTCCAACCTTGACCGGCACATGAAGAGCCACACTGATGAGAGACCCCACAAATGTCACCTCTGTGGAAGAGCCTTCAGGACGGTGACTCTGCTGAGAAATCATCTCAACACACATACAG GGACTCGACCACACAAGTGCACAGACTGCGACATGGCCTTCGTCACCAGTGGAGAACTGGTGCGTCATCGTcgctacaaacacacacacgagAAGCCGTTCAAATGCTCCATGTGTGACTACGCCAGTGTGGAG GTGAGCAAACTGAAGCGGCACATTCGCTCCCATACTGGGGAACGTCCCTTCCAGTGCAGTTTGTGCAGCTACGCCAGCAGAGACACATACAAGCTGAAGAGACACATGAGGACACACTCAG GAGAAAAACCTTATGAGTGCTACATCTGCCACGCCCGATTCACCCAGAGCGGAACCATGAAGATGCACatcctgcagaaacacacagagaatGTGGCCAAGTTCCACTGTCCACACTGCGACACTGTCATCGCACGCAAGAGTGACCTGG GGGTTCATCTGCGGAAGCAGCACTCGTTTATTGAGACCGGGAAGAAGTGTCGCTATTGTGATGCTGTTTTCCATGAGCGCTACGCTCTAATCCAGCATCAAAAGTCCCACAAGAATGAGAAGAGGTTCAAGTGTGACCTGTGTGACTACTGCTGCCGTCAG GAGCGCCATATGGTCATGCACCGGCGGACccacacaggagagaagccGTTCGCGTGCAGCCAGTGTGAAAAGACCTTCAGgcagaagcagctgctggaCATGCACTTCAAACGCTACCACGACCCCAACTTTGTTCCCACAGCTTTTGTTTGCCCCAAGTGTAGCAAGACGTTCACCCGCAGG AATACCATGGCTCGTCATTCTGAGAACTGTAACGGGGAGGTGGAGGAGTTTGAGAACGGAGCTGCCACTCCAAAGAAAGGcaggagaggaaggaagaggaagatgaggagcAGGAGGGATGAGGATGATAGCG AAGACGACATCCCCGAACAAGACGAGGGTGAAGaggagggtgaggaagaagcagcactgctgcaggaggaggaggacctGGAGGGCATGGAGCTGGATCAGGCTCCTGCTGTTATCCCAGTTGTGGCCCCAGATGAGCCTCCAGTGAAGAGGAAACGAGGCCGACCCCCCAAGAACCCCAAACCTCAAACCCCCAGCAGAGCTGGGACTGCTTCTTCTG tggcTGCCATGATTCAGGTGGAGGACGAGCTGACGGGTGCAGTAGAGAACATCATAGTGAAGAAGGAGGGGGGCGACGCAGCAACTTCTGTGAAGCAGGGAGCGGACCTGGCAGTGGAAGGAGGGGTGGGTGGTGGTGAgggggtggaggaggtggagctgACTGTGAACCAGGAAACAACAGCAGCTACTGCTGCTAATGGAGATCTCACACCAGAGATGATCCTCAGCATGATGGACCGCTGA
- the ctcf gene encoding transcriptional repressor CTCF isoform X2: MLLLDMDGSSAEAVGEVDAPPKDFPSIQAVHSQEALVVDLLQQAAEAGGVVQGPAAVILEQGHVEGMVAAAQSQQALLEAGVGVSVQRGEVEMMVMDSLDPTLMQMKTEVIDAAVGGSSATVGMVAGAAHQAAVATVDQTQIITLQVVNMEEQAALGLGELQLVQVPVSAAAVDALQQGTFVDTTAMPKSGDPVICHTLPLPEGFQVVKVGANGEVETVEQEEGVEAHSEEDEDDAEVGQQLLEEGEEAAQPPNHHQNWAKDPDYQPPSGGIKKAKKGKKSRLRYAEGDKDMDVSVYDFEEEQQEGLLSEVNAEKVVGNMKPPKPTKIKKKGVKKTFQCELCSYTCPRRSNLDRHMKSHTDERPHKCHLCGRAFRTVTLLRNHLNTHTGTRPHKCTDCDMAFVTSGELVRHRRYKHTHEKPFKCSMCDYASVEVSKLKRHIRSHTGERPFQCSLCSYASRDTYKLKRHMRTHSGEKPYECYICHARFTQSGTMKMHILQKHTENVAKFHCPHCDTVIARKSDLGVHLRKQHSFIETGKKCRYCDAVFHERYALIQHQKSHKNEKRFKCDLCDYCCRQERHMVMHRRTHTGEKPFACSQCEKTFRQKQLLDMHFKRYHDPNFVPTAFVCPKCSKTFTRRNTMARHSENCNGEVEEFENGAATPKKGRRGRKRKMRSRRDEDDSDDIPEQDEGEEEGEEEAALLQEEEDLEGMELDQAPAVIPVVAPDEPPVKRKRGRPPKNPKPQTPSRAGTASSVAAMIQVEDELTGAVENIIVKKEGGDAATSVKQGADLAVEGGVGGGEGVEEVELTVNQETTAATAANGDLTPEMILSMMDR, encoded by the exons ATG ttGTTGCTAGACATGGATGGCAGCTCAGCAGAAGCTGTGGGGGAGGTGGACGCCCCCCCTAAAGACTTCCCATCCATCCAGGCCGTCCACAGCCAGGAGGCCCTGGTGGTGGATCTCCTCCAGCAGGCGGCGGAGGCCGGGGGCGTGGTGCAGGGACCGGCGGCTGTCATACTGGAGCAAG GTCATGTGGAAGGAATGGTAGCAGCTGCCCAATCCCAGCAGGCGCTGCTGGAAGCTGGGGTCGGGGTGAGCGTGCAACGTGGAGAAGTAGAAATGATGGTCATGGATTCCCTGGATCCCACCCTGATGCAGATGAAGACTGAG gtGATTGATGCTGCAGTGGGGGGATCATCAGCCACAGTTGGCATGGTTGCAGGAGCAGCTCATCAGGCTGCTGTGGCAACAGTGGACCAGACTCAGATCATCACTCTACAG GTGGTCAACATGGAGGAGCAGGCAGCTCTGGGTCTGGGcgagctgcagctggttcagGTGCCGGTTTCTGCCGCCGCCGTGGACGCTCTGCAGCAAGGCACATTTGTGGATACCACAGCAATGCCGAAGTCTGGAGACCCCGTCATCTGTCACACACTTCCTCTGCCTGAGGGCTttcag GTGGTCAAAGTTGGTGCTAATGGGGAGGTGGAGACTGTGGAGCAAGAAGAGGGAGTAGAGGCACATTCTGAAGAGGATGAGGACGATGCAGAGGTGggacagcagctgctggaggaaggagaggaggctGCCCAGCCTCCAAACCATCACCAAAACTGGGCTAAAGACCCAGACTATCAGCCTCCATCTGGGGGGATCAAAAAGGCCAAGAAG gGGAAGAAGAGCCGCCTGCGCTACGCTGAAGGAGACAAGGACATGGACGTCAGCGTGTACGACTttgaagaggagcagcaggagggccTTCTGTCTGAGGTCAATGCAGAGAAAGTAGTTGGCAACATGAAGCCTCCAAAGCCCACAAAGATCAAGAAGAAAG gggTGAAGAAGACTTTCCAGTGCGAGCTGTGCAGCTACACATGTCCTCGTCGCTCCAACCTTGACCGGCACATGAAGAGCCACACTGATGAGAGACCCCACAAATGTCACCTCTGTGGAAGAGCCTTCAGGACGGTGACTCTGCTGAGAAATCATCTCAACACACATACAG GGACTCGACCACACAAGTGCACAGACTGCGACATGGCCTTCGTCACCAGTGGAGAACTGGTGCGTCATCGTcgctacaaacacacacacgagAAGCCGTTCAAATGCTCCATGTGTGACTACGCCAGTGTGGAG GTGAGCAAACTGAAGCGGCACATTCGCTCCCATACTGGGGAACGTCCCTTCCAGTGCAGTTTGTGCAGCTACGCCAGCAGAGACACATACAAGCTGAAGAGACACATGAGGACACACTCAG GAGAAAAACCTTATGAGTGCTACATCTGCCACGCCCGATTCACCCAGAGCGGAACCATGAAGATGCACatcctgcagaaacacacagagaatGTGGCCAAGTTCCACTGTCCACACTGCGACACTGTCATCGCACGCAAGAGTGACCTGG GGGTTCATCTGCGGAAGCAGCACTCGTTTATTGAGACCGGGAAGAAGTGTCGCTATTGTGATGCTGTTTTCCATGAGCGCTACGCTCTAATCCAGCATCAAAAGTCCCACAAGAATGAGAAGAGGTTCAAGTGTGACCTGTGTGACTACTGCTGCCGTCAG GAGCGCCATATGGTCATGCACCGGCGGACccacacaggagagaagccGTTCGCGTGCAGCCAGTGTGAAAAGACCTTCAGgcagaagcagctgctggaCATGCACTTCAAACGCTACCACGACCCCAACTTTGTTCCCACAGCTTTTGTTTGCCCCAAGTGTAGCAAGACGTTCACCCGCAGG AATACCATGGCTCGTCATTCTGAGAACTGTAACGGGGAGGTGGAGGAGTTTGAGAACGGAGCTGCCACTCCAAAGAAAGGcaggagaggaaggaagaggaagatgaggagcAGGAGGGATGAGGATGATAGCG ACGACATCCCCGAACAAGACGAGGGTGAAGaggagggtgaggaagaagcagcactgctgcaggaggaggaggacctGGAGGGCATGGAGCTGGATCAGGCTCCTGCTGTTATCCCAGTTGTGGCCCCAGATGAGCCTCCAGTGAAGAGGAAACGAGGCCGACCCCCCAAGAACCCCAAACCTCAAACCCCCAGCAGAGCTGGGACTGCTTCTTCTG tggcTGCCATGATTCAGGTGGAGGACGAGCTGACGGGTGCAGTAGAGAACATCATAGTGAAGAAGGAGGGGGGCGACGCAGCAACTTCTGTGAAGCAGGGAGCGGACCTGGCAGTGGAAGGAGGGGTGGGTGGTGGTGAgggggtggaggaggtggagctgACTGTGAACCAGGAAACAACAGCAGCTACTGCTGCTAATGGAGATCTCACACCAGAGATGATCCTCAGCATGATGGACCGCTGA